The following nucleotide sequence is from Methanocalculus natronophilus.
GGGTTGAGCAGTTAAAGGATCACGGAAAAATAGAATCATATCGACCTTTCCACTCGCAACTCTCGCCCCAATTTCTTGGTCCCCACCAAGCGGTCCAGATTTCAAACATTCTATCTCTAAATTGGTTGCTTTAGAAACTTTT
It contains:
- a CDS encoding methylglyoxal synthase, which translates into the protein MNIALIAHDKKKQDMIDFCEENVDLLKKHTLIATGTTGRKVSKATNLEIECLKSGPLGGDQEIGARVASGKVDMILFFRDPLTAQP